The following are encoded together in the Methylomonas methanica MC09 genome:
- the flgF gene encoding flagellar basal-body rod protein FlgF: MDRSLYIAMNGAKQTLLAQSANANNLANTQTTGFKSDFEQFRAMPTFGPGYPSRVYSMSERPGSDLSSGGIQTTGRDMDVAINGDGWFAVRAKDGSEAYTRAGDLRITPQGLLENGAGLQLLGENGQPIAIPPAQKVEIGRDGTISMIPQGANATNLVLLERIKLVNPGNQNLEKRDDGLMHLKQPGAAPPPADANVNLIQGSLESSNVNAMSAMVEMIELSRNFELQTKVMKTVDDNAGISTKLMQMA; the protein is encoded by the coding sequence ATGGATCGTAGCCTTTATATTGCTATGAACGGCGCCAAGCAGACCTTGCTGGCGCAATCGGCAAATGCCAATAATTTGGCCAATACCCAAACCACCGGCTTTAAGTCGGATTTTGAGCAATTTCGCGCCATGCCTACCTTTGGCCCCGGTTATCCTTCACGGGTTTATAGTATGTCGGAACGGCCCGGCAGCGATCTGTCCTCCGGCGGAATCCAAACGACTGGACGGGATATGGATGTAGCCATCAATGGGGATGGCTGGTTCGCGGTGCGGGCCAAGGATGGCTCCGAAGCCTATACGCGGGCCGGTGATTTACGCATAACCCCGCAAGGGTTGCTGGAAAACGGTGCCGGTCTGCAATTGTTGGGCGAAAATGGGCAACCTATTGCCATACCGCCGGCGCAAAAGGTAGAAATCGGCCGCGACGGCACTATTAGTATGATTCCGCAGGGTGCCAATGCGACCAATCTGGTTTTGCTGGAACGGATCAAGTTAGTCAATCCCGGTAATCAGAACTTGGAAAAACGCGATGATGGCTTGATGCATTTAAAGCAGCCCGGCGCCGCACCGCCGCCGGCGGACGCTAATGTCAATTTGATTCAGGGTTCGCTGGAATCCAGCAATGTCAACGCCATGTCGGCCATGGTGGAGATGATTGAGCTGTCGCGCAATTTTGAATTACAAACCAAAGTCATGAAAACCGTCGACGACAACGCGGGTATTTCCACCAAACTGATGCAAATGGCATAA
- a CDS encoding flagella synthesis protein FlgN: protein MIEKTFPIAEKLLSNGLKLTQKLFELLNAEYEQLKVKKDPATIASLAAHKKDVVAQLEQFSKQLGQVLATEKLLVSQEGIHSYLAKAKASGINIADSHRYWLDIATLTKTCRTLNEKNGASIDLLSRHTQRALQVLRGKSQLATTYGPDGSTRSELFSHTLISV from the coding sequence ATGATAGAAAAAACCTTTCCCATTGCAGAAAAACTATTATCGAACGGACTTAAACTAACACAAAAGTTGTTCGAACTGCTTAATGCAGAATATGAACAATTGAAAGTCAAAAAGGATCCGGCGACCATAGCCTCCCTTGCCGCACACAAAAAAGACGTGGTGGCGCAATTAGAGCAATTTTCCAAACAGCTGGGCCAAGTTTTAGCAACCGAAAAGCTGCTCGTCTCCCAGGAAGGCATCCACAGCTATCTTGCTAAAGCCAAAGCATCCGGCATTAATATCGCCGATTCCCACAGATACTGGCTGGATATAGCAACACTTACCAAAACCTGCCGCACCCTAAACGAAAAAAACGGTGCCAGTATCGATCTATTAAGCCGCCACACTCAACGCGCCCTTCAGGTTTTACGCGGCAAATCACAACTTGCCACAACCTATGGACCTGACGGCAGCACACGTAGCGAGCTATTTTCACATACCCTGATTTCGGTGTAG
- a CDS encoding IS1380 family transposase, with protein MARFKLKASKKEFTSYAGLALVGQCMDIINVEAVVDGRIPVSQGIKTSDVVKSATGLLSIGKSDFEAIEPFREDRFFKQALNLRKVPGSVWLRQRLDRVSDKLREPLDEMSVRLIERADAPITAHKGYVCLDMDTFVMDQSGSKKEDVGRTYQGVDGYTPVAAYLGNEGWCIGLELRPGRWHSSLEIEYFLERLLPRVERLVPTDQAVLMRKDSGFDSAKLLFAVAAEKERWAAVDRSFEYLVKWNPRRQDKDHWVAQAEAAGSFVEKRPGKREALFSMSVERAFGKQTRRFRLVIRLIERTITRHGQHLLMPDIELEGWWTSLDDEEALVIERYRDHGTHEQFHSEFKTDLDLERLPSGKFDTNDVILRLGMLAYNCLRLLGQLGLLGDLAPIRHPAKRRRIRTVLQEIMYRAAQVIHKARQWWLDLGQASPVARLFEYLQHRLVVQPKAAPG; from the coding sequence ATGGCCCGCTTCAAACTGAAAGCTTCAAAAAAGGAATTTACCTCGTATGCCGGACTGGCCTTGGTCGGCCAATGTATGGATATTATCAACGTCGAAGCGGTCGTCGATGGACGAATACCGGTCTCGCAAGGTATCAAGACTTCCGACGTCGTGAAATCGGCGACCGGCCTGCTTAGTATCGGCAAGAGTGACTTCGAGGCGATTGAGCCGTTTCGGGAAGATCGGTTTTTCAAGCAGGCGCTGAACCTGCGCAAAGTGCCTGGCAGTGTTTGGCTGCGGCAACGCCTGGACCGCGTCAGTGACAAGCTGCGCGAACCGCTAGACGAGATGTCGGTCCGTCTGATTGAACGTGCCGACGCACCGATCACCGCGCACAAAGGCTACGTCTGTCTGGACATGGATACCTTTGTGATGGATCAAAGCGGCAGCAAGAAAGAAGACGTCGGTCGCACCTACCAAGGCGTGGATGGTTATACACCGGTGGCGGCCTATCTGGGCAACGAAGGCTGGTGTATTGGTCTGGAGCTGCGCCCCGGGCGCTGGCATTCGTCGCTGGAGATTGAGTATTTTCTGGAGCGACTGTTACCGCGCGTCGAGCGCTTGGTGCCGACGGATCAAGCGGTACTGATGCGCAAGGATTCCGGTTTCGATAGCGCCAAACTGCTGTTTGCGGTGGCGGCTGAAAAAGAGCGCTGGGCCGCCGTGGATCGGAGCTTCGAGTACCTGGTGAAATGGAACCCGCGCCGTCAGGACAAAGACCATTGGGTCGCGCAAGCCGAGGCCGCAGGTAGCTTTGTCGAAAAACGACCCGGCAAACGCGAGGCGCTGTTTTCGATGAGCGTCGAACGTGCCTTCGGCAAACAAACCCGACGCTTCCGGCTGGTGATTCGACTGATCGAGCGCACCATCACCCGGCACGGACAACACCTGCTGATGCCTGACATCGAGCTGGAAGGCTGGTGGACCAGTCTGGACGACGAGGAAGCCCTGGTGATCGAACGTTATCGCGACCACGGCACCCACGAACAATTCCACTCCGAATTCAAGACCGATCTTGACCTGGAACGCCTGCCATCCGGCAAATTCGACACCAATGACGTCATCCTGCGCTTGGGCATGCTGGCTTACAACTGCCTGCGGTTGCTCGGGCAATTAGGCCTGCTCGGCGACTTGGCGCCGATCCGACACCCAGCCAAGCGGCGGCGGATCAGAACCGTGTTACAGGAAATCATGTATCGCGCCGCGCAGGTGATTCATAAAGCTCGCCAGTGGTGGCTGGATTTGGGGCAAGCATCGCCGGTTGCCAGACTGTTTGAGTATTTGCAGCATCGTTTGGTGGTGCAGCCGAAAGCCGCGCCTGGGTAA
- the flgA gene encoding flagellar basal body P-ring formation chaperone FlgA — MKTINLALCLLLFASPIAAASQFQSLEAIQEAVQSFVQSSLDPAGQYQISSAQIDPRLQLPACTEKLEIFPQSGNIRSGRNTIGVRCPGFNNWTIYSTVVIKSYEAILILTKQLNRNDTISLDHFSIETRDTSTLQAGYLTDPNDIINKQATRFVPVGSVLYRFHYREPTLVKRGERVNIQSGKPGLLITSAGVAMTDGIKGQQISVKNVSSQRVIQATVINSGLVSVYF, encoded by the coding sequence ATGAAAACAATCAACTTAGCGTTATGCTTATTACTATTTGCAAGCCCAATCGCTGCGGCCAGTCAATTTCAATCCCTGGAGGCCATTCAAGAGGCCGTGCAAAGCTTTGTGCAATCTTCACTTGACCCCGCGGGCCAATATCAAATCAGCAGCGCGCAGATCGACCCGCGCCTGCAACTGCCGGCCTGCACCGAAAAACTGGAGATATTTCCGCAATCCGGCAATATCAGATCCGGCCGTAATACGATAGGTGTCCGCTGTCCCGGCTTCAATAACTGGACTATCTACAGCACTGTGGTAATCAAATCCTATGAAGCCATTTTGATACTAACAAAACAACTCAACAGAAACGACACTATAAGTCTCGATCACTTTTCAATCGAAACTCGGGACACGTCCACGTTACAAGCAGGATATCTTACAGACCCGAATGACATCATTAACAAGCAAGCGACCCGCTTCGTGCCGGTAGGCAGCGTGTTATATCGGTTCCATTACCGCGAGCCCACCCTGGTGAAACGCGGCGAACGGGTCAACATTCAATCCGGCAAACCCGGTTTATTAATAACCTCGGCAGGTGTCGCCATGACGGACGGCATAAAAGGGCAGCAGATAAGTGTCAAGAATGTCTCATCGCAACGCGTCATACAAGCCACGGTAATCAACTCGGGTTTAGTATCCGTGTATTTCTAA
- the flgM gene encoding flagellar biosynthesis anti-sigma factor FlgM — MAIQPVNNVNAANVAAQTKSANKNSLEANKQPDNLATDADTINISTAEGIKKAVDVGTSSAAVVDETRVAEIKAAIQAGTYKINPDRVAEKMMQLETKIANST, encoded by the coding sequence ATGGCTATTCAACCCGTCAACAATGTCAATGCAGCTAATGTTGCCGCGCAAACCAAATCGGCGAATAAAAATTCGCTTGAGGCGAATAAACAGCCCGACAATCTTGCAACGGATGCCGATACGATCAACATATCCACTGCCGAAGGTATTAAAAAAGCGGTGGATGTCGGCACATCATCCGCCGCAGTGGTCGATGAGACGCGTGTTGCAGAGATAAAGGCCGCCATACAAGCCGGCACCTACAAAATTAATCCGGACCGGGTTGCTGAAAAAATGATGCAACTGGAAACAAAAATAGCCAATTCGACCTAA
- the flgG gene encoding flagellar basal-body rod protein FlgG, whose product MTERALWVAKTGLDAQQTRMAVISNNLANVNTTGFKKSRPLFEDLIYQNVRQVGSQTTQNTQLPTGLQLGTGVRTVATEKLHTQGNILQTENSLDVAINGRGYIQILMPNGDINYTRDGSLKLDSTGQLVTSGGLTLEPNITIPQDAISVSIGRDGTINVVQPGSAAATNVGQIQLADFINPTGLDPVGENLFRESVASGPPIVGIPGENELGSLQQGALETSNVNVVEELVNMIETQRAYEMNSKAISTTDEMLSFVTQQL is encoded by the coding sequence ATGACAGAGCGAGCATTATGGGTGGCCAAAACAGGTCTGGATGCCCAACAAACCCGGATGGCGGTTATTTCCAATAACTTGGCCAACGTCAATACCACAGGCTTTAAAAAATCACGCCCGCTATTTGAAGATTTAATTTATCAAAATGTCAGGCAGGTAGGCTCTCAAACCACGCAAAACACCCAATTACCCACAGGGTTACAGTTAGGTACCGGGGTAAGAACCGTAGCGACGGAAAAACTGCACACGCAAGGCAATATTCTGCAAACCGAAAACTCGCTGGACGTGGCGATCAACGGGCGCGGCTACATTCAGATTTTAATGCCGAACGGGGATATCAATTATACCCGGGACGGTTCGCTTAAGCTGGATTCGACCGGCCAGCTGGTCACTTCCGGTGGCTTGACACTGGAGCCTAATATTACCATCCCGCAGGATGCGATCAGCGTCAGCATAGGCCGAGACGGCACTATCAACGTGGTTCAGCCCGGCAGTGCGGCGGCGACCAACGTCGGCCAAATCCAATTGGCGGACTTCATCAATCCAACGGGTCTGGATCCGGTTGGGGAAAATCTTTTCCGCGAATCGGTTGCCAGCGGACCGCCCATCGTCGGCATCCCCGGCGAAAACGAATTAGGTTCTTTACAACAAGGTGCGTTGGAAACCTCAAACGTTAACGTGGTGGAGGAATTGGTCAATATGATCGAGACCCAACGCGCTTACGAAATGAACTCCAAGGCTATCTCCACCACTGACGAGATGCTGTCGTTCGTAACGCAGCAACTTTAA
- a CDS encoding chemotaxis protein CheV, whose product MAGVLEGVDQRTKLAGHNRFELLLFKLASRQRFGINVFKVQEVIQCPPLTQIPNSHSVICGVAHLRGKTIPVLDLSMAIGMRPLSREEGAYVIVTEYNRSIQGFMVGSVDRIINIGWEQVKAPPTGAGRESYLTAVTNVEGELIEVIDVEKVMKEVIGGREEAAAETIDASVSGKNDHILVVDDSSVARNQVKRVCEQIAIECTTLKDGLEAWEHLTQLLAEGVNIQDRYAMIISDVEMPRMDGYTLATKIKSDPAMRDIYLILHTSLSGVFNTAMVQKVGANEFLAKFDPDSLLAAIQKQLRTHHSV is encoded by the coding sequence ATGGCTGGAGTCTTAGAAGGCGTCGATCAGCGTACCAAGCTGGCAGGGCATAATCGCTTTGAATTATTGTTGTTTAAATTGGCAAGTCGGCAGCGTTTCGGCATTAACGTGTTCAAAGTGCAGGAAGTCATACAGTGTCCTCCGCTCACTCAGATACCCAATTCTCATTCCGTTATTTGTGGTGTTGCGCATTTACGCGGAAAAACCATTCCTGTACTGGACTTGTCGATGGCTATCGGCATGCGGCCCCTATCTCGGGAAGAGGGTGCCTATGTTATCGTCACGGAATATAACCGTTCCATCCAGGGCTTTATGGTGGGTTCGGTAGACCGCATCATTAATATAGGCTGGGAGCAGGTGAAAGCACCGCCCACGGGCGCGGGGCGGGAAAGTTATTTGACGGCTGTCACGAATGTTGAAGGCGAGCTGATTGAAGTGATCGATGTCGAAAAGGTTATGAAAGAAGTGATTGGCGGTCGGGAGGAGGCTGCGGCGGAAACCATCGATGCTTCCGTGTCGGGCAAAAACGATCATATTCTGGTAGTGGATGACTCTTCGGTGGCGCGCAATCAAGTCAAAAGAGTTTGCGAACAAATCGCGATAGAATGTACCACGCTTAAAGACGGCCTTGAAGCATGGGAGCATTTAACGCAATTGCTTGCCGAGGGCGTTAATATTCAGGATCGTTATGCCATGATTATTTCCGATGTTGAAATGCCGCGGATGGACGGCTACACCTTGGCTACCAAAATCAAAAGCGACCCCGCCATGCGCGATATTTACCTGATTTTGCACACCTCGCTAAGCGGCGTGTTCAACACCGCCATGGTGCAGAAAGTAGGCGCTAACGAATTTCTGGCCAAGTTCGATCCGGATTCTTTATTGGCGGCAATTCAAAAACAGTTGCGAACGCATCATTCCGTTTGA
- the flgC gene encoding flagellar basal body rod protein FlgC, translating into MSSMNIFNIAGSGMNAQNLRLNLVASNISNANSVSSSMDEVYKSRQPVFAAELKNIMDKDNAASSVNVMGVVESKAPPIMEYAPNHPMADELGYIYKPNVNTVEEMANMMSASRSYENNVEVLNTAKNLILQTLKMGQ; encoded by the coding sequence ATGTCTTCAATGAACATCTTTAATATTGCCGGTAGCGGCATGAATGCGCAAAACCTCAGATTAAATCTGGTGGCCAGCAATATTTCCAATGCCAACAGCGTGAGCAGCAGCATGGATGAGGTTTACAAATCCAGGCAGCCGGTATTTGCCGCGGAATTGAAAAATATTATGGATAAGGATAATGCTGCGAGCAGTGTAAATGTCATGGGGGTGGTGGAGAGTAAGGCGCCGCCCATCATGGAATACGCGCCGAACCATCCCATGGCGGACGAGCTAGGTTACATCTATAAACCCAACGTAAATACAGTTGAGGAAATGGCCAATATGATGTCTGCATCGCGATCCTACGAAAACAATGTGGAAGTCTTGAATACTGCTAAAAATCTGATATTGCAGACCTTAAAAATGGGACAGTGA
- a CDS encoding flagellar hook assembly protein FlgD: protein MATNTIDTYNSLGLATTSNAGKQKQTLGQEEFLKLLTTQLTHQDPMKPMDNGEFMGQMAQFSTVSGIQDLQASFKDFASSISSDQALQAASLVGRFVSAPGDQGLLSAGGSVYGDFELPSSSANVSMKIINPQTGETVRDMDLGALSSGTNAFVWDGMDNDGQLANPGIYTIEVQAKIDGTNTALATNIDSQVQSVTMGSGSGSGGLEVNLVGLGPVKFNQIKQIL from the coding sequence ATGGCTACCAATACGATAGATACCTATAACAGTCTGGGGTTGGCGACCACCAGTAACGCGGGCAAGCAAAAACAGACATTAGGGCAAGAAGAGTTTTTAAAATTGCTGACCACCCAGTTGACGCATCAAGATCCGATGAAGCCGATGGATAACGGTGAATTCATGGGGCAGATGGCGCAGTTCAGTACCGTATCCGGGATACAGGATTTACAGGCATCCTTTAAGGATTTCGCAAGCTCCATCAGTTCGGATCAAGCATTGCAGGCCGCCAGTTTGGTTGGGCGTTTTGTATCGGCACCCGGTGATCAAGGGCTGCTTTCGGCGGGCGGTAGTGTTTACGGCGATTTCGAGTTGCCGAGTAGCTCTGCGAATGTAAGCATGAAAATTATTAACCCGCAGACCGGTGAAACCGTGCGGGATATGGATTTGGGGGCATTATCGTCAGGCACTAACGCATTCGTTTGGGATGGCATGGATAACGATGGTCAGTTGGCAAATCCAGGCATTTATACCATCGAAGTTCAGGCGAAAATCGATGGCACAAATACCGCCTTGGCTACGAATATCGACTCTCAGGTGCAAAGCGTCACCATGGGCAGCGGCAGCGGCAGCGGCGGTTTAGAGGTAAACCTGGTAGGGCTCGGCCCGGTTAAATTTAATCAGATTAAACAAATTTTATAG
- the flgB gene encoding flagellar basal body rod protein FlgB, whose translation MAINFDNALGIHPQALALREKRSEILAANLANVDTPDYKAKDLDFKSVLSQTMDKAGRMERTQAGHLSGPQTLLGADLLYRNPQQPSLDGNTVEAHIEQSKYAENAVQYQASLRFINGRFSGLMSAIRGE comes from the coding sequence ATGGCAATCAATTTCGACAATGCGTTAGGCATTCATCCCCAGGCTTTGGCCTTACGCGAAAAGCGTAGCGAAATCCTTGCAGCCAATTTGGCGAATGTAGATACCCCGGACTACAAAGCCAAGGATTTGGATTTTAAATCGGTGCTCTCGCAAACAATGGATAAAGCCGGCCGTATGGAGCGGACTCAAGCAGGTCATTTGAGCGGGCCGCAGACATTATTAGGTGCCGATTTGCTGTACCGAAACCCGCAGCAACCTTCGTTAGATGGCAATACAGTGGAAGCTCATATCGAGCAATCCAAATATGCCGAAAACGCCGTGCAATACCAAGCGAGTTTGCGTTTTATCAATGGCAGATTTTCCGGTCTCATGTCGGCCATACGCGGAGAATAA
- the flgH gene encoding flagellar basal body L-ring protein FlgH, whose product MKTFILMGLSLAIMTGCDTLPKRDPDFAPVQPADLRPPAQRNGAIYQSGYDIRLFEDIKTRRVGDVLTVTLNESTKAKKLADATAAKDTNVSVTAPTLFGVASQALLGHDLKTSLAASSSFNGGGTANQSNSLTGDISVTVVEVLPNGNLRVRGEKRVALNDGDEYIRLSGIVRPIDITTANTISSTKIADATIMYKGDGGMNDSSKIGWLARFFLSPIFPF is encoded by the coding sequence ATGAAAACATTTATTTTAATGGGCTTGTCGCTGGCAATTATGACCGGTTGCGACACGCTGCCCAAACGAGATCCGGATTTTGCGCCGGTACAACCGGCCGATTTACGTCCGCCCGCGCAAAGAAACGGCGCGATTTATCAGTCCGGCTACGACATTCGGTTATTCGAAGACATCAAAACCCGCCGAGTGGGCGATGTCTTGACAGTGACCTTAAACGAGTCCACCAAAGCCAAAAAATTGGCCGATGCCACGGCGGCGAAAGACACCAATGTATCCGTCACGGCGCCCACCTTATTCGGTGTAGCGAGCCAGGCATTGTTGGGACACGATTTAAAAACCAGTTTGGCGGCATCGTCTTCTTTTAACGGTGGCGGTACGGCCAACCAAAGTAACAGCCTGACCGGCGATATCAGCGTTACCGTGGTGGAAGTGTTACCCAACGGAAACTTGCGGGTTAGAGGCGAAAAAAGGGTGGCTTTGAATGACGGCGATGAATACATACGTTTGTCGGGCATTGTGCGGCCCATCGACATCACCACCGCCAATACCATTTCTTCCACCAAGATAGCGGACGCCACCATCATGTATAAAGGCGACGGCGGCATGAACGATTCCAGCAAAATCGGTTGGCTTGCACGGTTTTTCCTGAGCCCGATATTTCCTTTTTAA
- the flgE gene encoding flagellar hook protein FlgE produces the protein MPFTTALSGLNAASNNLAVTGNNIANANTVGFKRSRSEFADVYASSLGGVSSIQPGAGVRVANVAQQFTQGNLQFTENNLDLAISGEGFFTLAKSPTEVNDLSYTRSGEFKLDKEGYMVNNQGAALLVYAPNGTTIADGFSVGVTQPVQINTLTGLPSATDGAEIVVNVDSDAVVIPAATTFDFTNSDSYNNQTSVTVYDSLGSPHILTTYFRKAAANTWDVYHYMSEPATPDAKTQVNVSGGNADGSGRLTFDSSGKLTSPANPFTLSSYTILPPTGAANITITSMNFAGSTQVQQKFSVNDMTQNGLPAGRLTGIDIDDEGVIFARFSNGGSQTVGKVALTRFPNTNGLTKLGDTAWGQSANSGEPIRGEAGSNNFGAIQSGALEASNVDLAAQLVNLIVAQQHYQANAQTITTENQIMQAILNI, from the coding sequence ATGCCATTTACTACAGCATTAAGCGGATTAAATGCCGCATCCAATAATTTGGCGGTGACAGGTAATAACATTGCCAACGCCAATACCGTGGGTTTCAAGCGATCCCGCTCCGAGTTTGCGGATGTTTATGCATCGAGTTTGGGTGGGGTCAGCAGTATTCAGCCTGGGGCAGGCGTTAGGGTCGCTAACGTTGCTCAACAATTTACCCAAGGTAATCTGCAGTTCACGGAAAACAACCTTGATCTGGCTATCAGCGGCGAGGGGTTTTTTACGCTGGCCAAAAGTCCTACCGAAGTAAACGACTTGTCCTATACGCGCTCAGGCGAGTTTAAGCTGGATAAGGAAGGTTACATGGTGAATAATCAGGGCGCGGCTCTATTGGTTTATGCGCCGAACGGGACCACCATCGCCGACGGTTTTAGCGTGGGTGTGACGCAGCCGGTGCAGATCAATACGCTGACGGGTTTACCATCCGCCACGGATGGCGCAGAAATTGTGGTCAATGTCGACTCCGATGCCGTAGTAATTCCGGCCGCCACCACCTTCGATTTCACCAATAGCGATAGTTACAACAACCAAACGTCGGTAACGGTCTATGACTCCTTGGGATCGCCGCATATCCTTACCACTTATTTTCGTAAGGCTGCAGCCAATACCTGGGATGTTTATCACTACATGAGCGAGCCCGCGACGCCCGATGCTAAAACCCAGGTCAATGTTTCTGGCGGTAATGCAGACGGTTCCGGCCGGTTAACCTTCGACTCGAGCGGTAAGTTGACTTCACCCGCCAATCCGTTCACATTAAGCAGTTACACCATTCTTCCGCCAACCGGTGCCGCGAATATCACTATCACGTCGATGAATTTCGCCGGCTCCACGCAGGTTCAGCAAAAATTTAGTGTAAACGATATGACGCAAAATGGTTTGCCAGCCGGACGATTGACAGGAATCGATATCGATGACGAAGGCGTAATTTTTGCCCGGTTTAGTAACGGCGGCTCGCAAACGGTGGGTAAAGTGGCTCTGACGCGCTTTCCCAATACCAATGGACTGACCAAACTGGGCGACACCGCCTGGGGTCAAAGCGCCAATTCCGGCGAGCCGATTCGCGGTGAGGCGGGCTCCAACAATTTCGGTGCCATTCAGTCGGGAGCCTTGGAGGCGTCGAATGTGGATTTAGCTGCGCAACTGGTCAATCTGATCGTGGCTCAACAACATTATCAAGCCAATGCTCAGACCATTACTACCGAGAACCAGATAATGCAGGCCATACTGAATATTTAA
- a CDS encoding flagellar brake protein, producing the protein MFDKLKSLFAKKEADNTPEDNDDLSPFENPNFITSPDKIVNLLSEIEQSSPLCTIQIDGAPQEYNSSILGIKVEKNLIILDELVPKEGNIELQATRSLKLSTFHKGIHLSFNLSDIEMGHSRGISYYKTTLPDRIFYPQRRRAPRIEISSIDIAFNGVSERTGISVSGYLFDLSRGGAGIDLPVNRARVQRGDIIKNCQISFEDYVMDFDFAVRFVKPTSPNLPKVQLGGFFENLSSKSQSKLSYFITSLERVEIRKQKN; encoded by the coding sequence ATGTTCGATAAACTCAAGAGCTTGTTTGCCAAAAAAGAGGCTGACAACACCCCCGAGGATAATGACGATCTCTCGCCCTTTGAAAACCCAAACTTCATTACCTCGCCAGACAAAATCGTTAACTTACTATCTGAAATAGAACAAAGCTCGCCGCTTTGTACGATACAGATTGACGGTGCTCCGCAGGAATACAATTCGTCCATCCTGGGCATCAAAGTCGAAAAGAATTTAATCATTCTAGATGAACTGGTGCCTAAAGAAGGCAATATCGAACTCCAAGCCACCCGATCATTAAAACTATCCACATTCCACAAAGGCATCCATTTATCCTTTAACTTGTCCGACATAGAAATGGGTCACTCGCGGGGCATCTCCTATTACAAAACCACCCTGCCGGACCGAATTTTTTATCCTCAGCGCAGACGAGCCCCACGCATCGAAATCAGCTCGATCGATATCGCTTTTAACGGTGTTTCCGAGCGAACCGGGATTTCAGTTAGCGGCTACCTATTTGATCTGTCACGCGGCGGCGCGGGCATCGATCTACCGGTTAATCGCGCTCGAGTACAACGCGGAGATATCATTAAGAACTGCCAAATCAGTTTCGAAGACTACGTAATGGACTTCGATTTTGCCGTGCGCTTTGTAAAACCCACCTCGCCAAACCTGCCCAAAGTTCAACTGGGCGGTTTTTTTGAAAACCTATCCAGCAAAAGCCAGTCGAAATTATCTTACTTCATAACCTCGCTGGAACGCGTCGAAATTAGAAAACAAAAAAATTAA